CGCGCCGCGCGAGCTCCGCGTCGCGCTCCGCGAGCACCACGAGCCAACGTCCGTCCGTGTCGCCGTCGTGATAGGGACGGCGCTCGACGTGGACGCTGCCCGACGCGGCGAGGGTGGATAGCTCCGCCCCGGGCGTGGGTGCAAGCACCGTTACCTGGGCGCCCACGTCCGCGAGAGTGCGGGCGCGGCGCGCCGCTTCCGCGCCCGAGCCAACAATCAAGACCGAGCGACCCTGAAGCAAGAGCCCGACAAGAAACGTGGAGCTCACTTCTTGTCTTTCTTGGGTGGCGGTGGAACGGAGGGAACCGCCGTCTTGGTAGTGAACTTGAGCTCGCGCTCGGCGTCGCCGATGCGCTGCAGAAAGAGGCCGGTGAAGGTGCTGAACAGCGCGTCCCCCGGGGCGGCGGTTCCGGTGCCGGTGGGGCGGCTCACCCAGCGCTTGATCTTCTGCAGCACCTCCGGGCTCACGGGGTTCACCTGCACCTTGGCGTGGATGTACACGGCGGAGCCGAAGGGGATCTGATCCCGCGTGCCGATCACCAGGCGCCGGGCTTCGGCGCAGCGGCGGAGCACGCCGTCGACCGTGATGGCGGCGCTGGAGCGACTGCCACCGGGGCGCGTGATCTCCACCAGATACACTTCGTCCCACACGTGCCAGGTGATCTTGCAGGTTTGGGCGGTGGTGCTGACGGGATCCGGCGAGTCTGCCCGGTACACGGTGCCGGTGAACACGATGGTGGTGGGCAGCCCGCGGCTCAGCTTCTTGCGGATGCTGGCGTCCACCACGTCGCGATAGGACACGCTGACGTACACCAGGGAGCGCGCGGGGTTCCAGGTGTAGCGCGCGTCGCGAGGCGGCGGCTCTTTCTTCTCTTGGCCGAAAGCGGAGCCGGCGAGCAAGAGCACGACGAGGGCGGCGACGAAGGCGAGCAGCCGCCGGCGCATCAGGGGCCTCCCTCCCGCCGCACGGGAATGAAGCCCAGCACGTTGGAGAACGCGAAGGTGAAGCCGCCGGCGCTGGTGTCCATGCGGAAGCCGACGTTGGCTGTCAGATCCACCGGGATCAGCTGCAGCTTGGAGTAGCCGCGCGGTGGGTGCTCGATGTCCCGGCGGTTGGCCACGGCGTAGAGGCCGGCGCTGCCGAACAAGTCGATGCCGTACACCGAGCGGTGGCCGCGGTAGAGCGGGATGCGGTACTCGCCGCCGACCTTGCCGGCGTAGTGGCCGTAGCGGACTTCCTGGATGGAGGTGTCGAGGAAGTTCGGGGGCGGGCGGCGATCGAAGTTCAGACCCAGCACGCGGCCCGGCAAGAAGTCGCTGAAGTCGCCGACGTAGTACTGCTCGAAGAAGGGCGCGTCCCCGGTGATGGCGCCGCCGAAGAGCTCCAGCCGCACGACGTGATCCCAGGGCAGCGCCCACCAGCGCGAGGCGTGCACGTCCATGCGCTGAAAGCCGTAGTCGCTGCCGAAGGGCGCCAGCGCGACCTCCCCGGTTACGGACGCGAACCAGCCGCGGGTGGGCAAGAACGGCGAGTCGCGCGTGTCGTGCTGCAGCGTGCCGCGGACGGTGGACAGGATGCTGCGGCCGCCGAGGATGTCGAACAGGATGGGCCCGGTGTCGATGCCCCGCAGGTGATTGGCGGCGCGGGGCAGCTCCGCGTCGATGGACTCCAGGCGGTAGTGGAGCCAGAGCTGCGTGGTGACGCTGAGGTCCTTGCCGACGCCCAGGTTGCCGCCGAAGCGCTTGTAGCTGACGACGGCGTAGTCGGGCACGCTCTTGAGCTGGCTGGGATCCTCGTAGTTGACGTCAGCGTTGCCGAAGTAGTCCTTCGCGTCGTTGAACAGCAGCTGGCCGCTGGTCATCCAGTTGCTGCCCAGGAACGCGGGATCCAAGAAGCGCACCCGGAGCGCCAGCTGGTCTTGGGCTAGCCCCACGGCGGAGCCGAGGGTGATGCCGGTGCCCGCCAGGTTGGTCTCCGCCACGTCCAGGCCCGCGTAGGCGGTGAGCGGGCGCGCGTTGCCTTGCGTGTCGGCGTCCGCCGACAAGCCCATCCAAAGATCGTTGATGACGATGGTGTTGCGCTCGACCACGTCGATCACGAGCACGACCTGTCCGCGGCTCGAGCCCTTGCGCAGGGAGAACTGCACGTCCCGGAAGAAGCCGGTGCCCAGCAAGCGGTAGCGCGTGAGCTCGACCTCGGGGTCGTCCACCTCGATGACGTCGCCGGGCTTGAAGGGCACGTAGCGCAACACCACGCGGGAGCGGGTGCGGCGGTTGCCCCGCACCTCGATGGCTTCCAGCGTGTAGCGGACCACCGGCTCGGTGCGGGACAGCGGCCGGCCGGCGCCGGACACGTCCGCGCTGGCGGCGACCTCGTCCGGAGGCGGTACCCGCGGTGGTGCCGGAGGAGGAGACGTGGGCGCGCCGGTTCCCCAGGTATCCGGCGCGCCGTCCGGCGGAGGCGGCGGCGGTGCGTCGTCGACCGTGTCGTCCGGGGGTGGGGGTGGCGGCTCGGGCGCGGGTTGCGCCCAGGCGGGCGTTGCGTGGAGCGCGAGCACGAGCACGCCGGCCGTGCGCAGCAGGCGCCGCATCACGGGTTCGACGGGGGGCTCAGGGCGACGATTCAACGGGCGGCTCCGGGACCCGAAACTCGGGGACTATCCACGAAAGGGGAGGCGACTGGCGACGGCCTGCCACACGCGATCCGGCAGCGACTCCGCCAGGGTCATCGCAGCCGAGATCTGCCACGGGAACGTGACGACGGCTTCACCCCGCTCGAGCCCCTCCACGGAGCGCTTGGCCGCGGACGCTACGTCCATCATGAACGGCATCTGAAACTTGTTCTTCTGCGTGAGCGGCGTGTCGACGAAGCCCGGACGGATGTCGACGACGGCGATGGAGTGCTTCGCGAGATCCAACCGCAGCGATTCCAGGAACACGCTGACGGCAGCCTTGCTCGCGGAGTACGTGGCGCTGGCCGGCAAGCCGCGCATTCCGGCCAGGCTGGTCACGGCGGCGAGGGTGCCCCGGCTGCGGGCCACCATCGGCTTGATGGCGGGCACCAACGTGGCGAGGGCGCCGGTGACGTTGACGGCCAGCATGCGCTCCACCTTGTCCCAAGAGAGCTTCTCCGCGGGGCCGGTGCCACCCACGCCGGCGTTGGCCAGCACGAGATCCAGGCCGGAAAGCTCGCGATCCCAGTGGCTGATGGCTTCTAGGGCGGCGGTCGGGTCCGCGACGTCGAGCACGCACACCTCCGCACGTCCGCCGTTCGCGGAGATTTCGTCCCTCAGGGTGCACAGCTCCTGCTCTCGGCGAGCCGCCAGCACCACGCGCGTGCCCCGCTCTGCCAGCCGGAGAGCGATGGCGCGACCGATGCCGCTGGATGCTCCCGTAACGAACGCATTTTCGAAGCGTGCCACGCCGCGACTCTACAACAATGGCCGCGCGCTTGCTCGCCTCCCTGGTGCCCGGCAGAAGACTCATCTACATTTCCCCAGGGGGACACCAACGCTGCTTTTCACCGAGGGTTCTTGGGCACGTGACAGGAAGAGTCGGAGCCACCGTCGGCGGGCGCTACCGCCTCACACGACTGCTCGGCGAAGGCGCGGCGGGAACGGTGTGGCGCGCGGAAGGTCAGCTGTTCGGAACCGTGGCGCTCAAGATCCTGCGCGCGGAGCTGGCTCAGGATCCCGTCGTGGTGGAGCGCTTCGTGGCGGAGGCCCGCGCGGCGAGCACCATCGCGCACCCGAACGTGGTGAAGGTGTTCGATCTGGGGCGCGACGCGGGCGTGCCCTTCATGGTGATGGAGCTGTGCGATGGCGAGACGCTGGCCGGGGTCGTGTCTCATCGCGGCGCCGTGGGGGTGGCCTACGCTTGTGAGCTCGTGGGCCAGGTGCTGAGCGCTCTGGAGGTCGCCCACGGTCTGGGCATCGTGCATCGCGACTTGAAGCCGGGCAACGTGATGGTAGTGCACCCAGAGCCGGACCGGCCGCTGATCAAGGTGCTCGATTTCGGCATCGCCAAGAGCGTTCACGAGAGCGAAGAAGAAGACGAGCGCGGCGTGTTCGGCACGCCGAGCTATATGGCGCCGGAGCAGATCGCCGGTGGCGTGGTGGACGCGCGCAGCGATCTCTACTCCGTGGGCGCCTTGTTGTACGAGCTGCTCACCGGGCGCCCGCCGTTCCGCGGCGCCACGCCGGCGGAGGTGATGACGGCGGTGGTGAGCCGCCCGCCGAAGCCGCTCCGCGCCTACGACCGCTCGATGCCCAAGGCATTGGACGCCCTGGTTCGGCGCTGTCTGTCCAAGAACCCGGACCGGCGTCCGGCAACGGCGCGCGCCCTGGCGCAGGAGCTCGCCGCCTTCTCCGACACGCCGCCCGGCAGCGTGCCACCGGATCGCATCAGCCACGCGCCGGTGCCCCTCGTGGGCCGCGCGAGCGCGCTCCCTCCCGAGCCCGTCGTCGAGCCCGAACCCGCGCTGCCGCTGGTTCCCAAATCCAAGAAGCGCCCCGTGGCGCCGTCGCCGGAGCGTCCCCGCCTCGAGCTGGTGGGGGACGAGCTCGACGAGCCCGCCGAGGGCTAACTAACCCCAGTGCTCACCTGAGTCGGTCCTCCCTCGCAAAGCGGCGGCTCAACGACGATCTCTTTATCGGGTGGCTTGTCGATTCGGCGCGGAATCAGCCCGCCTATCGCGGAACAAGCAGCGCCAGGGCGCGCCGAAGCACTCGCGGCCGAAGGTCTTCTTGGCCGCGTTCAAATTGTGGCCTCTGCAATAGATCCGACCATTGGAGGATCCATCGCCACAGATCCTGGGCGTGCTCGAGCTTCGCTTTCAGGCCCTCTCTCCGGCCCAGCTCGAGCTCGCCGATCAGGGGGATCGGTCGCCCCCAAAGCGGTTGCTATGTAAACTGATTTTCCTACGCCAAAGACCCCCGCGCGTCCCCCTTCTGCCCTTCTCGAGCCTGCCGAACCCTGTCGAATGCAACGATCAGGGGCTTCGGACGCGCCTAGATCAGTTGCTATGTAAACCGATTTCCGTGCACCCCAGACCCCATCAATTCCGCGGGTCCACCCCGGCAAAGCCCACGCCCTTGGTCCAGCGCGCAGACGTCACGACAAGCCGCGCGCCATCCGGCACTGAACGAATTCTGTCGTCAGTTCGCGCTCGTCTCGTGTTGTGCTCTTCCGGTCGCTTGGCTCAGAAGGCAGCGCGCGCCCGCCCGCGAAGGACGCGCGGCAACGGCAGCGCGACCGTCAGTCGTTCTCTTCAGAGTGGCGTCTGTTGTGGTCAACCCAGGCGAATAGTGGGTCTAACGCTTCTTGCCGGCGAAGTAGCGCGTCGCGCGCTTCTGGCCCTGAGTGGAGAGCTCGCCGCGCGAGAGCAGCTTCTTGATGGGCAGCGCCAAGTCCTTGGTGGGCACGCCCATCTCTCGCGCGATCTGATCCGCGCGGGCGCCGGGGTGCTTGGCCACGAACGTGGCGATGGCCCCCTCGGAGCGCGCCAGCTCCTCGGCGGAGCGCTTGCCGCCGCTTCGCTTCTTGCCGACCACGCGACCCGTGCGCTTTTGCTTCGCGCGCGGCGGTGGGCTCTCGGCGCTGCCCAGCGCTTCTTTCACGCTCTCGAGCGCCGCCTGGCGGATCAGGTCCGTGAGCTCCTCCACGAAGGCGTCCACGCGGTCCCGGATGCGGCGTTCGAGGTCGTTCATGCCGCGGATAGTAGAGCAAAGCGAGATTCAGCCCAAACCCACGGCCATGAGTTTGTCGGGGCGCCGCGGTAACGCCTCAGAGCCAAATGGCGGCGGAGAGCGGCGGGAGGGTCACGCTTTCCGCGCCCGGTTCGACGACGCCGAGGGGCGGCACCGCCGCGTCGTGGCCAAAGCGCGCGTCGCGGGAATAGAGCTCGAGGCTCAGCGCCTGCGCTCGTTCGGGCAGCGGACACGCGGCGGCTCGCTCCGAAAAGTTCAAGGCGAAAAGCGCCGGAGTGGCGGTCACGTCGCGCCGCAGGATGCCGAGGGTCTTCGCCTCGTCGTCGTGGCGCACCGTGAGCAGATCGCGTCGCGCGTTACCCAGGGCCGGCACCTCGCGGCGCAACGCGAGCAACGCCTGGGTGAGGCGCAGCACGCCGGCGTGGGGCGCGAGCCCGGGCGTTTCTGGATCGAGCACGCAGGCGGCGAAGGTCTCCGGGGCTTGCGGATCGTGATAGCGCTCCGCGGCGCCGAAGGCGCTCACTTCCGCGAGGCGACCGCTTTGCACGGCGCGCACCAGATCCGCGTCGCCGTGACTCGTGAAGTAGAAGAACGGTCGCGTCTCGCCGTACTCCTGTCCCTGGAACAGGAGCAGCGGACAGGGCGCCGCCGCCAGCGCCACCAGGGCGAGCTTCTCCCGCGGTCCGCCCAGCAACGTGGCGTGCCGTTCGCCCAGACACGCGTTGGCGATCTGATCGTGGTTCTGGCCGAACACCACGTGCTCCGCTCCCGGCCGGCCCTGGGAGCTCATGCCGTGGCGCCGCTCGCGGAACGTGCTCGGGCAGCCGTCGATCACGAAGCCGTCGGAGTAGGCCTTGGCCAGTGCCGCGGCGCTGCCGAAGTCCTGGAAGTAGCCTCGGCGGTCGTCGCTGGTCAGGGCGAAAAGGGCGTGGTGGAAGTCGTCGCTCCACTGGGCGTCGAGGCCCCAGCCGCCACGCTCCGGCAGCGCCGTCACCCGCACGTCGTTCAGGTCGCTCTCCGCGACGATCGTCACTTTGCGGCCGAGCGATTTCGCATGGGCGTGCACCTCGCGAGACAGCTGGGCGAGCACGTGGTCCGCGCCGAAGTCGTAGATGGCGTGGACGGCATCCAGCCGCAGGCCGTCCACGTGGAACTCTTCGACCCAGTACTTGGCGTTGTCGACGAAGTGTCGGCGCACCGGATCGGAGCCCGGCCCGTCGAAGTTGAGAGCATCACCCCAGGGCGTGCGGTAGCGATCCGTGAAGTAGGGCCCGAACTCCCCGAGGTAGTTCCCCTCCGGCCCGAGGTGGTTGTAGACGACGTCGAGAAAGACGGCGATGCCGGCGCGGTGGCTAGCGTTCACCAGACGACGGAGGGCTTCCGGGCCGCCGTAGCTGCTTTCCGGTGCGAACAGGTGCACGCCGTCGTAGCCCCAGTTGCGGGTGCCGGGGAACTCCGCCACCGGCATCAGCTCGATGGCGTTGATGCCCACGCTCTCGAGGTACGGCAGGCGCTCGATGACGGCGTCGAAAGTGCCTTTGGGGGTGAAGGTACCGACGTGGAGCTCGTACAGCACGAGACGTTCCCGCGGCGGACCGACAAAATCGGAATCGGACCAGACAAAGGCGTTGGGATCGACGATGCGGGAAGGGCCGTGCACGCCTTCGGGTTGGTGGCGCGATGCGGGATCCGGCCGCTTGCGATCTCCCAGGACGTAGAAGTAGTCGCTGCCCACCGGGGCGCCGTCGACCTCGCCTTCGAACACGCCGTCCACGCGCTTTTCCAGCGGCACGCGCGTCTTGGAAGCCACGAGCTCCACGCTCAGGGAGTCGAGCGCCGGGGCCCACACGCGAAACCGCGCGCGACCTCCTTCGAGCGGCGTGGCGCCGAGGGTGAGCGCGCGGCTCACCGGCGCCGGCTCCTGACGAACGCTTCGGCATCTCCGCGGGCGGGGCCGAAGGCGCGGCCGTAGGTCCGGGTGATGCCATCGAGGGCCTGTGCGACGCGGGGCGTGAGCGCGCTCTCGCGCACGCGCCATTGCCAGTTGCCCTTGGAGGTGCCGGGCACGTTCATGCGTGCCTCGGAGCCGAGGCCGAGCACGTCTTGCAACGGAAACAAGGACAGGTTGGCGACCGACATGGACGCCAGGCGAATCAGATCCCAGTGGATGTGCTTGCCGGGATTGCCCAGATAGGCCTTCACGCGCTGCCTTTCCTTGCCGATGCCGCGATACCAGCCTTGAATGGTGTCGTTGTCGTGGGTGCCGGTGTACACCACGGCCTCGCGCGGGTGGCGGTGGGGCAGGTAGTCGTTGTTGGCGTCGGAGCCGAAGGCGAACTGCAGCACCCGCATGCCGGGGAGCTGGAAGCGATCTCGCAGCGCACACACTTCGTCGGTGACGATGCCGAGATCTTCCGCCACGAAGGGGAGCCCTCCGAGGTGCTTCTCGGCGGCTTCGAAGAAGGCCTCTCCTGGAACGCGGACGAACTTGCCGTCTTGTGCGGTCTTGGCGTCCGCGGGGACTTGCCAGTAGCGGTGAAACCCGATGAAGTGATCGAGGCGGACGGCGTCGAAGCGCGACAGCGTGACCGAGAGCCGGCGCAGCCACCACTCGAAGCCTCGAGCCTGCATGCGCTTCCAGCGAAACAGGGGGTTGCCCCACAGCTGTCCGGTCTTGCTGAACACGTCCGGCGGCACGCCGGCCACGGCGGTCTTCTCGCCATCGCGGTTCAGGAAGAACAGCTCCGGATGACTCCAGACGTCCGCGCCATCGTGGGCCACGAACATGGGTACATCGCCCAAGAGCGCGATGCCCAGGCTCTTGCAGTGCTCGCGCAGCGCTTGCCACTGGCGATCGAAGGCGAGCTGCACGAACTCGAAGAAGCGCACGCGCTCTCGGAGCTCTCTCTCGGCGCGCTCGAGGGCCGCGGCCTCACGGCGGCGAAGGCCGCGCTCCCAGGTGTTCCAGTGCGCCCCGCCGTGGGCCTCCTTGAGGGCGGAGAACAGGCAGTAGTCCCGGAGCCAGCCGGCGTGATCGGCGCGGAAGCGCGCGAGGTCCCGGCGCGCGGTTCCATCCTTCTGTTGCTCGAAACGCGCGTGGGCGCGCTGCAAGCGTTCCCAGCGAAAGCGCGCCGCGGCGTCGTGCTGCGCGTGCTTCGCTCGGGCCAAGGTGCTGGGCGCGGACAGCTCGGTGTCTTCCAGCAGGCCTTCTTTGGCCAGCTCCTCCAAGCTCACGAGCCAGGGGCTGCCGGCGAAGGCGCTCGGGCTGTCGTAGGGTGAGCCGCCCCAGCCGGGGGGACCCACGGGGAGCATCTGCCACCAGGTCTGGCCCGCGGCGGCCAGCCACTCGGCGAAGCAATGGGCGTGCGGCCCGAGGTCACCGCCGCCGTGCGCTCCGGGGAGCGAAGTGGGATGCAGCAGCACGCCGCTCCGGCGCGCCGAGAGGTTGGCGATGGGGCTCACGACAGGCGTTCCAAGAGCGCGACGGGAAGACGCGCGAGCAGCTGCGCGAGGGGCAGCGGGTTTCCGTCGATGGTGTGTTCGGTCCAAGTGAAGACGTCTCGGTAAGTGCCGACGGGCAGGGCTCGGGGTGGGATCAGGTTCGACTTCTCCCACGGAGACGCGGCCGGCGTCGAGCGCAGATGATGCCGGCTGGCGACGGCGATCACGGCTTCGTCACCGAGCACTCGCGCAAAGCTCACGATGCGATCGTGCGCCGGCCCGCGAGCAAGCGCGGGCACGTAGCGACCGTCGCGGAACAAGCCCGACCGCCGGCGCCGGAGCGAGAGCCCGCGCCAGGTGAGGAGCAACTTGATCCGTCCGTCTTCGGCACTCGAAAGGAGCTCTTCGGGCGCGGGTGGCTGGCTGCGGAGCTCGGACAAGAGGCGGCGGCGAAGCTCGAAGTCCACCGGGCGGCGATTGTCGGGATCCACCAGATCCAGCGCCCAGAGCTCGGTTCCCTGGTAGAAGTCGGGCACGCCGGGTATGGCCAGCTTCAGGGTCAGGAGCGAGAGGGAGGAGAGCATTCCGGCCTGCCGGACCGACGCGAACAGCTCCGCGAAGGCGTCCAGGAAGCGCGGGCTTTCGAGCAGCGACCGCAGCATGTGCGTGAGCGCGCTTTCGTACTCCGCGTTGCCGTCGACCCAGGCCGTGTGGCGCTTTGCCTCGCGAGCGCTCTTGATCAGCGCGCCGCCAACGCGTTCGAAGAACGTCACGTCCGGGGCGCCCGCCATGGGCCAGGCGGCGAGCAGCAGTTGATACAGCAGGTACTCGTCGTTGGCGTCGGGCGCCAGCGTGCCGTTTACCAGTGTCTTGTGCTCCCGGGCGAGCTCGCGAAAGGTGCTCACGGCGCTCGCCCAGCGCTCGGGGATCTCGCTCAAGGCGAGCAACCGGGTGCGGGCGTCCTCGCTGCGCTTGGTGTCGTGGGTGCTGGTGGAGGTGAGGGACAGCGGCCAGCTCGCTTGCCGTTCGGCCATCGCGTTGTGGAAACCGCGGAGCGTGGTTCCGACCGTGCCGGGATGGGCGCCCACCTCGCACAGGGCCAGCAGCGGGAACCAGCGGTAGAACGTGGTGTCCTCCACGCCCTTGGCGGCAGCGGGGCCGGTGAGCTGCTGGAAGCGCAGGAGCACGGCCCGGCACGCCGGAAGCTCGTCGGCGCTCACCGAAAGGAGCAACACCCGGCCGATGGCGTCCAGCACGGCGGGGGACGTGTGCTCCTTGGCGCGGCGGAGCGCGTCCTCGATGCGGCGGCGATCCTCGCCGTCCACGACCGTGGCGTCCGGCCGCACGTAGCTCCGGTACACGTCGAAGGCCGCCACCAGCTCGAGCAGGGCCCGGCGCACGGTCTCGCGATCGCCCGCCTCCACCAGGGGCAGCAGCCGGTCCGTCAGTTGTTCCACTTCCGGAGCGAGGGAGCCTTCGAGCACCGTGAGCTTGGCGTCCCGGACGATCGCTTCCACCGGACGCGCTTCCCCCACCAGCTCGCGGTAGCTCGCCGTGACCTGCTCGGCGCCGGGGGTGTACGCCAGTACTCCGTCCAGCCACGCGAGGGCGTCGTAGCCCGTGGTGCCATCTACCGGAAAAGGCCGCAGCCGCTCGCCGGGCGCCAGGATCTTCTCCACCACCACGTAGCGGGGCGGATCCCCAAGGGCGCGACCCAGGCGGCGCAGGTAGGCTTCCGGATCCAGCAGTCCGTCCACGTGGTCGATGCGCAAGCCACTGATGGCGCCGCGGCGCCCGAGCTCGATGATGACGGCGTGTCGGGCGTCGAAGGCTTCGGTGTCCTCCACTCGCACCGCGACCAGCTCGCTGACGTCGAAGAAGCGCCGATAGCTGAGCGACGCGGGATCCTTGAAGTGGCCGAGGCGGTAGTGCTGCGCTGCCAAGACGGCGTTCAGGTCCACGGTCTTGGCCGCGGCGTCGATGGCTTCTCCCACGCCGGGGCGGTAGCGGATCAGATCGCCGAGCTCTTGATGCTGCCGTGCGCGGCGGAGCAAGGCGGCACCCTCGGCGTCGAGGCGTTCCGCCGCGGGCTCCAAGATCAGCGGCCAGCTCTCGACGGCCAGCGGAAAGCGCCGTTCCCAGTAGCGGAGCCACAGGTCCGCGCCGTGGCGTTCCACGGAAAGCTCACCGCGGCCGACGACCGCCTCGAGATCGTCCCCGAGCACCGGAAGCCGCAGCTTGCCCTCGGGAAAATCCACGTCGAAGTAGCGGGCGAAGGGCGAGCCTTCTCCCGCCTCCAGCACGTCCCGCCACCAGGGGTTGGAGGGATAGGCGCCCATGTGATTCGCCACCACGTCGATGAGCAGCCCCATGTCGCGCACGCGCAGCCGCTCCGTGAGCTCGTTCAGCGCATCTCGCGAGCCGAGCTCCGAGTCGATGCGCGAGGGATCGACGATGTCGTAGCCGTGGAGGCTTCCGGCGCGGCTGGTGAGCAGCGGCGAGGTGTACACCCAGTGCACCCCGAGGTCGGCGAGGTAATCCACCAGCGCCGTCGCTGCCGACAGATCTTGCTCCAGATGGAGCTGCAGCCGATAGCTGGACGAGGGCGCCGCGGGCGTCCGCTTCATGACCATTCCCCCGAGCGCGCTACTCGCCCGGCGCTTCTTCCTGTGGCCTGCGCAAGGATGCGACGATGGCGATGGTGAGCACCACGGCGATGAACCCCAGGCTCACCAAGTTCGGCACCTTCACGAAGTCCGTGAGCAGCATCTTGCCGCCGATGAACGCCAAGATGACAGCCAGGCCCACGTCCAAGTAGTGGAAGCGGCTCATCATGCCGGCGAGCATGAAATACAGCGAGCGCAGGCCGAGGATGGCGAAGATGTTCGAGGTGTAGACGATGAACAGGTTCTTGGAGATGGCCAGCACCGCGGGCACGGAATCCACGGCGAACAGCAGATCCGAGAGCTCGATCACCACCAGCACCAGGAGCAGCGGCGTGGCGTACAGCACGCCGTCGATCCGAGTCACGAACCTGTCGCCATCGTGACGGTCCGTGGTGCGCAGGAAGCGCCGCGCAACCCGCAGCGCTAGATTGCTCTCGGGATCGACGGTCTCTTCCTTCTTGAACGCCAGCTTCGCGCCGGTGAACACCAAGAAGCCCCCGAACACGTACATCATCCAATGGAAGCGGTTCAGCAGCGCGGTGCCGGCGAGAATGAAGATGGCGCGCATCACCACCGCACCGCCCACGCCCCAGAACAGCACGCGCTGCTGATGCTTCTCCCGCACTCGGAAGTACGTGAAGATCACCAGGAAGACGAACAGGTTGTCGACGGATAGGGATTTTTCGACCAGGTAGGCGACGACGTAGGTGACGGAGTGCTCCGGCCCCATCCGCGCGTAGATGAAACCGGAGAAGAGCAACGCGACGAAGATCCAGATCGCGCTGCGGATGGTGGCTTCTCGGAAGCTGACGCGATGCGCCTTGCGACCGAAGATGGCGAGGTCCATCGCCATCGTGCCGAGCACGGCACCCGCGAACACCGCCCAATCCAGCGCCGCCGCGCCGCCCAGCATGACCGCTGGTGCTAACACGCGCCGGGGGCTACGGCTACCGGTCTCAGGCCCGCGGGCCGAACGGCTTCGAAATTTCTCGTCGGCTCCTCGGGTGCGCGAGGATTATGGGCTAAGGAACTCCACCGATGCTTTTTTCGCGCGTCCGCCGGCTCCTCGCCCTGGTCGTGACCGCTTGCGCGCTCTGGGCGCGCCTCGCGGTCGCGGATGGGGGTGTGGATGGGGGCGCGGCGGAAGCCGGCATTCCCGCCGACGGCCTGGCCGAGTCGCTTCGCGACAAGGCCGAACAGATTCTTGCGCTCCTCGACGAGAAGCTCGACGTCGCCGTCGAGCCGAAGTCCCTGTTCGACATCGACATCTCGGACGAGGCGGTGGTGGAGGTGGAGCGACGACGACTCCAGGCCGTGCTCGCCTCCGACGACAAGCCCGACGCTTCCGTGGCGGTGAAGAAGCCTCGCAAAGAGAAGGATGCGGGGGTGGCGGACGCCGCCGTGGTCGCGCCACCGCAAACGCTGTGGGAGGCACGCCTCGCGCTCGACCGCGCGCGCCTCGACTTTCTCTCGTTGCCCCCACAGAAGCGGAAGGGGCTCTTGGCGGCCCACGCCGCACGCCAGGCAAAGAGCGTCGTGGGGGAGGACAAGACCAGTCAGGCCCAGAAGAAGGTGGAGGCTGCGGCCGAGGAGCGCAAGAAGGCGCTGGAAGACGCGCGTCGGGCGCGCTCCGAGGCTCAGCGGCTGGTGGCCGAGGAGCGAGTGCGGCTCCTTGGTGTCAAAGAGGAACAGGCCAAGTTCGAGGCGGGCCTCGCGAAAACCCAAGAGCAGATCGCCAAGCGCGCGGAGACCACGCTCGGCTTTCGTCGACGGGTCACCGGTTTGGTGGCGGAGCGCAAGAGCGGCGATGCCAGCGCGGACGAGGCGGATCGCGCCTACGACGAGCTCGTCAAATACCTGCGGCAATCCCGCACGGATCTATCGACCGCGCTGACCAAGATCACGAGCGGCGACAGCGGCGTGCCGCGCGCCGGCCCGGATCGTCTGGACACCGCCGGGGCCAGCGTCGATCGCAGCGAGGTCGACAAGCTGCGGTCGCTGATCGAGACCCAGGCCGAGAAGCTCCAGAAGCAAGAGGACAAGCTCAGCTGGAGCACGGCAAGCGCGCTGCTGGAGCAGGTCGAGGCG
This portion of the Polyangiaceae bacterium genome encodes:
- the malQ gene encoding 4-alpha-glucanotransferase — its product is MANLSARRSGVLLHPTSLPGAHGGGDLGPHAHCFAEWLAAAGQTWWQMLPVGPPGWGGSPYDSPSAFAGSPWLVSLEELAKEGLLEDTELSAPSTLARAKHAQHDAAARFRWERLQRAHARFEQQKDGTARRDLARFRADHAGWLRDYCLFSALKEAHGGAHWNTWERGLRRREAAALERAERELRERVRFFEFVQLAFDRQWQALREHCKSLGIALLGDVPMFVAHDGADVWSHPELFFLNRDGEKTAVAGVPPDVFSKTGQLWGNPLFRWKRMQARGFEWWLRRLSVTLSRFDAVRLDHFIGFHRYWQVPADAKTAQDGKFVRVPGEAFFEAAEKHLGGLPFVAEDLGIVTDEVCALRDRFQLPGMRVLQFAFGSDANNDYLPHRHPREAVVYTGTHDNDTIQGWYRGIGKERQRVKAYLGNPGKHIHWDLIRLASMSVANLSLFPLQDVLGLGSEARMNVPGTSKGNWQWRVRESALTPRVAQALDGITRTYGRAFGPARGDAEAFVRSRRR
- the treY gene encoding malto-oligosyltrehalose synthase, with protein sequence MKRTPAAPSSSYRLQLHLEQDLSAATALVDYLADLGVHWVYTSPLLTSRAGSLHGYDIVDPSRIDSELGSRDALNELTERLRVRDMGLLIDVVANHMGAYPSNPWWRDVLEAGEGSPFARYFDVDFPEGKLRLPVLGDDLEAVVGRGELSVERHGADLWLRYWERRFPLAVESWPLILEPAAERLDAEGAALLRRARQHQELGDLIRYRPGVGEAIDAAAKTVDLNAVLAAQHYRLGHFKDPASLSYRRFFDVSELVAVRVEDTEAFDARHAVIIELGRRGAISGLRIDHVDGLLDPEAYLRRLGRALGDPPRYVVVEKILAPGERLRPFPVDGTTGYDALAWLDGVLAYTPGAEQVTASYRELVGEARPVEAIVRDAKLTVLEGSLAPEVEQLTDRLLPLVEAGDRETVRRALLELVAAFDVYRSYVRPDATVVDGEDRRRIEDALRRAKEHTSPAVLDAIGRVLLLSVSADELPACRAVLLRFQQLTGPAAAKGVEDTTFYRWFPLLALCEVGAHPGTVGTTLRGFHNAMAERQASWPLSLTSTSTHDTKRSEDARTRLLALSEIPERWASAVSTFRELAREHKTLVNGTLAPDANDEYLLYQLLLAAWPMAGAPDVTFFERVGGALIKSAREAKRHTAWVDGNAEYESALTHMLRSLLESPRFLDAFAELFASVRQAGMLSSLSLLTLKLAIPGVPDFYQGTELWALDLVDPDNRRPVDFELRRRLLSELRSQPPAPEELLSSAEDGRIKLLLTWRGLSLRRRRSGLFRDGRYVPALARGPAHDRIVSFARVLGDEAVIAVASRHHLRSTPAASPWEKSNLIPPRALPVGTYRDVFTWTEHTIDGNPLPLAQLLARLPVALLERLS
- a CDS encoding TerC family protein; amino-acid sequence: MLGGAAALDWAVFAGAVLGTMAMDLAIFGRKAHRVSFREATIRSAIWIFVALLFSGFIYARMGPEHSVTYVVAYLVEKSLSVDNLFVFLVIFTYFRVREKHQQRVLFWGVGGAVVMRAIFILAGTALLNRFHWMMYVFGGFLVFTGAKLAFKKEETVDPESNLALRVARRFLRTTDRHDGDRFVTRIDGVLYATPLLLVLVVIELSDLLFAVDSVPAVLAISKNLFIVYTSNIFAILGLRSLYFMLAGMMSRFHYLDVGLAVILAFIGGKMLLTDFVKVPNLVSLGFIAVVLTIAIVASLRRPQEEAPGE